In a genomic window of Candidatus Omnitrophota bacterium:
- the gyrA gene encoding DNA gyrase subunit A, which yields MYTRNDKIIQVYIEDEVKDSYLNYAMSVIVGRALPDVRDGLKPVHRRILYAMRELNLEHSKPYKKCARIVGETMGKYHPHGDVAIYDTLVRMAQDFSLRYPLVDGQGNFGSVDGDAAAAMRYTEARLDAVADEMLSDIEKETVNFGPNFDSSLKEPLLLPATLPNLLVNGSSGIAVGMATNIPPHNLTEVCEAIIYILDHPEAEMRDLMRYIKGPDFPTGGLICGKGGIKDAYTTGRGKLLVRARATVEHQKNGKDLIIFTEIPYQVQKSALIESIAGLVDDKKIEGISDIRDESDKEGMRIVVELKRDIESQIVLNQLFKHTQLENTFGIIMLALVDNRPKVLNLRQVLDCYIEHRKVVIRRRTQFELDKALKRAHILEGLKIALKFIDRIIKVIKTSKSVEAAKLNLMKEFELSEIQSQAILEMQLQRLTALERDKIDAEYAELLKKIEECRAILGSLKKIEAIIKEELEELKKKYGDSRRTDIVGEAEELEVEDLIAEEDVVVTISHGGYIKRLPVSAYRKQKRGGTGSTGAELKEEDFSEHLFVASTKDYLLIFTDKGQVHWLKVYEIPQASRISKGKAIVNLVQMEQSAKVSSTIPVKEFSADKYLVMVTKMGQIKKTRLEAYGNPRKGGIIGITLDKDDILIGVEMTDGKQELLIGTQQGKAIRFSEDKVREMGRGAHGVRAISLAKKDEVIDMVVPQKASTILTVTELGFAKRTTIDEYRLTSRGGKGVINIKVTDKNGQAVNLKTVNDRDELMVITQNGIFLRCAIKDIRSTGRSSQGVRLIKLQDKDRVSCVAPVIAEEEA from the coding sequence ATGTATACACGCAACGATAAAATAATTCAGGTTTACATTGAAGATGAGGTTAAAGATTCTTATCTAAATTACGCCATGAGCGTTATTGTCGGCCGCGCTTTACCTGATGTGCGCGATGGCTTAAAGCCCGTGCATCGCAGGATCCTTTATGCGATGCGCGAACTCAATCTTGAGCACTCCAAACCATATAAAAAATGCGCTCGTATCGTCGGCGAAACCATGGGTAAATACCATCCGCATGGCGATGTTGCTATTTATGATACGTTGGTAAGAATGGCTCAGGATTTTTCTTTACGATATCCTTTGGTCGACGGCCAAGGCAACTTTGGCTCGGTCGATGGTGATGCTGCAGCAGCTATGCGTTATACGGAAGCCCGCTTGGATGCAGTTGCTGATGAGATGTTAAGCGATATTGAAAAGGAAACGGTAAATTTTGGGCCAAATTTTGATTCATCTTTAAAAGAACCCCTGTTATTACCGGCAACCTTGCCCAACCTTTTGGTGAATGGTTCAAGCGGTATTGCCGTAGGCATGGCTACTAATATTCCACCTCATAATTTAACTGAAGTTTGCGAGGCGATTATTTATATCCTGGATCATCCTGAAGCAGAAATGAGAGATTTAATGCGTTATATTAAAGGGCCGGATTTTCCTACTGGGGGCTTAATTTGTGGTAAGGGAGGGATTAAAGATGCCTATACTACCGGGCGAGGTAAGCTTCTTGTACGCGCTCGGGCGACTGTCGAGCATCAGAAAAATGGCAAAGATCTGATTATTTTTACCGAAATTCCGTATCAGGTACAAAAGTCTGCCCTCATTGAGTCAATTGCTGGTTTAGTTGATGATAAAAAAATCGAAGGCATTTCAGATATCCGCGACGAGTCAGACAAAGAAGGCATGCGCATTGTCGTGGAGCTCAAACGCGATATTGAGTCTCAGATTGTTTTAAACCAGCTTTTTAAACATACTCAGCTGGAAAACACCTTTGGCATTATTATGTTGGCGTTGGTGGATAACCGGCCTAAAGTTTTAAATCTACGCCAGGTATTGGATTGTTATATTGAGCATCGCAAGGTAGTTATCCGTAGGCGTACGCAATTTGAGCTGGATAAAGCTTTAAAACGCGCGCATATTTTGGAAGGCTTAAAAATCGCGCTCAAATTTATTGACCGGATTATTAAAGTTATTAAGACCTCTAAGAGCGTAGAGGCGGCCAAATTAAATTTAATGAAGGAGTTTGAACTTTCAGAAATTCAGTCTCAGGCGATCCTGGAGATGCAATTACAACGCTTAACTGCTCTTGAGCGTGACAAAATTGACGCAGAGTATGCGGAACTTTTGAAGAAGATTGAAGAATGCCGGGCAATTCTGGGTTCACTTAAAAAAATTGAAGCTATTATTAAAGAAGAGTTAGAGGAACTAAAGAAAAAATATGGCGATAGCCGCCGCACCGATATTGTAGGAGAAGCAGAGGAGCTGGAGGTTGAGGATTTAATTGCCGAAGAGGATGTAGTGGTAACGATTAGCCATGGTGGCTATATAAAACGGCTGCCGGTAAGCGCTTACCGCAAACAAAAACGCGGAGGCACAGGGTCCACAGGGGCAGAATTAAAAGAAGAGGATTTCAGCGAGCATCTTTTTGTCGCTTCAACTAAAGATTACCTGCTTATTTTTACTGATAAAGGGCAGGTGCATTGGTTAAAGGTTTATGAAATTCCTCAGGCCAGCCGTATATCCAAAGGTAAAGCTATTGTTAATCTTGTACAGATGGAGCAGTCAGCCAAGGTTAGCTCAACTATTCCTGTAAAAGAATTTTCTGCGGATAAGTATTTGGTTATGGTTACTAAGATGGGCCAAATTAAGAAAACAAGGCTTGAGGCATACGGCAATCCGCGTAAAGGCGGGATTATCGGGATCACTTTGGATAAAGATGATATATTGATTGGCGTAGAGATGACTGATGGAAAACAGGAACTGCTTATCGGGACTCAACAGGGTAAGGCAATAAGATTCTCAGAAGACAAAGTGCGTGAAATGGGTAGGGGTGCTCATGGCGTGCGTGCGATATCTCTGGCTAAAAAAGATGAAGTTATCGATATGGTCGTTCCTCAAAAGGCATCAACAATATTAACAGTTACGGAATTAGGTTTTGCAAAGCGTACTACCATTGATGAATATAGATTGACTAGCCGCGGCGGCAAAGGTGTAATTAATATTAAAGTTACAGATAAAAACGGTCAAGCAGTAAATTTAAAGACTGTAAATGACAGAGATGAACTGATGGTCATTACGCAGAACGGAATATTTCTGCGCTGTGCGATAAAAGACATTCGCTCGACCGGCCGTTCCTCGCAAGGCGTGCGCTTAATTAAGTTGCAAGATAAAGATCGAGTTTCCTGCGTTGCTCCGGTGATTGCGGAAGAGGAAGCATAA